A genomic region of Pseudomonas frederiksbergensis contains the following coding sequences:
- a CDS encoding ABC-three component system protein has translation MAVEEVSFVTSEEETAIREDRTNAPELFTFDCGQLPFERMGDAHFELLVADIYRAEHEDGTQNWYDTVSRLNDGADQGRDVVMYKGGIPTGVIQCKRLKKNLDLASVTYEICKFFLYAHIRPQIAPQPGTAFRYFFAVADSVTKDAFEFLQESGQKRFDDKLSSFQEQCGKILENSKTLQKNPTLKGLSPAQLCEIVWQWIPLLETKILKKDSLSSLVRKHPKVRSTYFKLDSDATEIIEVIRQYLASQGGTLSGADEAYLQKIRTEYVDQELREGDQLNIGLIQGTDLIPFLQGMLAPEEGAFEQNFGNRPVVLTAGSAAATHTQWHDINELVKAYPNPLVFMVGCGEVTGSVLLSWKTADGMSWIDPSWKPAAAPKFKAGWCWVTDPAEGIINCYILVENEPKNASFGRGSVSLRLAFKDVIVWPTLGNDFTNSVLSKNSQLRRIIASQAEDRLKRPNLILASQHISDLTDVVKSLLDYHARRLASPIAVAAANSERLRDCQLKLHSATGVFPSTDSEYNTRSSPPAMQPPSRVMRRSTSGGLTLTLTWDANLTLECAKGHRLQGGVVQDDLVPATLEFHELFDRHPPDADCLDVVKKELAQLNNLIQAEGIKDSKDFAYQTRYGVTSAKEFTLEDLACAGRYVMKAVQALSYLKSHKDSAWITEPGTKGHLQFSDPNEGDYNVLAWTNDEYRVRHMANDLYRWARDTSNHPQLVVFANGVGKVKDEKPSEPSDSNESSRERFDIATAPSVKGSFTDVAMVNRVYFFALNEIESMYDEADAISAEDFMDDISSRRKHLDA, from the coding sequence TTGGCCGTAGAAGAAGTGTCATTCGTCACCTCAGAGGAAGAAACCGCGATAAGAGAGGACAGGACAAACGCTCCCGAACTGTTCACTTTTGACTGCGGGCAGCTTCCTTTCGAACGCATGGGTGATGCTCATTTCGAGCTTTTGGTAGCCGATATCTACAGAGCCGAGCATGAGGATGGCACTCAAAACTGGTATGACACTGTAAGCCGCCTGAATGATGGCGCCGACCAAGGTCGAGACGTTGTCATGTACAAAGGGGGAATCCCGACAGGAGTAATACAGTGCAAACGTCTTAAAAAAAATCTTGATTTGGCCTCGGTCACTTACGAGATCTGCAAGTTTTTTCTGTATGCACACATCAGACCCCAAATTGCCCCTCAGCCTGGAACTGCCTTTAGATACTTCTTCGCAGTCGCCGATAGCGTTACCAAGGACGCTTTCGAGTTCTTGCAGGAATCGGGGCAGAAGCGTTTCGACGACAAACTTTCCTCATTTCAAGAGCAATGCGGAAAAATTCTCGAAAACTCCAAAACGCTTCAAAAAAATCCAACTCTCAAAGGCCTTTCTCCCGCACAGCTATGCGAGATTGTGTGGCAGTGGATACCCCTTTTAGAAACGAAAATCCTGAAAAAAGATAGCCTCTCCAGTTTGGTGCGCAAGCACCCAAAGGTGAGGAGTACCTATTTCAAACTGGATTCAGATGCTACCGAGATAATCGAGGTCATTCGTCAGTATCTAGCATCCCAAGGTGGAACACTTTCTGGAGCTGATGAGGCCTATCTTCAGAAGATTCGTACAGAGTACGTCGATCAAGAGTTACGTGAGGGAGACCAGCTCAATATTGGCCTCATCCAAGGCACCGATTTGATCCCCTTCCTGCAAGGCATGCTTGCTCCAGAAGAGGGAGCCTTTGAACAGAATTTCGGCAATCGCCCTGTGGTACTGACAGCGGGATCAGCGGCTGCAACTCACACACAATGGCACGACATAAACGAATTGGTGAAAGCCTATCCGAACCCCCTCGTGTTCATGGTCGGATGCGGAGAAGTCACCGGCTCCGTGCTTCTCAGTTGGAAAACAGCCGATGGAATGTCTTGGATAGATCCTTCCTGGAAACCAGCTGCAGCACCGAAATTCAAAGCGGGATGGTGCTGGGTTACCGACCCTGCCGAAGGAATCATCAACTGCTATATCTTGGTCGAAAACGAGCCTAAAAATGCGAGCTTTGGTCGCGGTAGTGTTTCTCTACGACTGGCCTTCAAAGACGTTATCGTCTGGCCAACATTAGGAAATGACTTTACCAACTCAGTCCTGAGCAAAAACTCCCAATTGCGCAGAATCATCGCAAGCCAAGCCGAAGACAGACTCAAACGTCCAAATTTGATTCTGGCATCTCAGCACATCTCTGACCTAACAGATGTCGTGAAATCTCTTTTGGACTACCACGCACGTCGATTAGCGTCCCCAATTGCGGTTGCGGCCGCTAACAGTGAGCGGCTACGTGATTGCCAGTTGAAGCTTCACAGCGCCACAGGCGTATTTCCTTCTACAGACAGCGAATACAATACCCGTTCGAGCCCACCTGCAATGCAGCCACCAAGTCGTGTGATGCGCAGGAGCACCAGCGGTGGTCTGACTCTTACATTAACGTGGGATGCGAATCTCACGCTGGAATGTGCGAAGGGTCATAGATTACAAGGAGGCGTCGTCCAAGATGATCTAGTGCCGGCAACGCTGGAATTTCACGAACTCTTCGATCGACATCCGCCTGACGCTGATTGCCTCGACGTGGTTAAGAAGGAACTCGCACAGCTCAATAACCTCATCCAAGCGGAAGGTATCAAGGACTCAAAGGACTTTGCCTATCAGACCCGGTATGGGGTGACATCAGCGAAAGAATTCACATTGGAGGATTTGGCGTGCGCCGGAAGATATGTGATGAAGGCGGTGCAAGCTCTGAGCTACCTCAAATCCCACAAGGATTCGGCATGGATTACTGAGCCAGGGACAAAGGGCCATCTGCAGTTCAGTGACCCCAATGAGGGTGATTACAACGTACTGGCGTGGACAAACGACGAGTATCGTGTAAGGCATATGGCGAACGATCTTTATCGATGGGCGAGAGATACTTCCAACCATCCACAGCTCGTCGTATTCGCTAATGGTGTTGGGAAGGTTAAAGATGAAAAGCCCAGTGAGCCCAGTGACTCAAACGAATCTAGCCGAGAGCGTTTCGACATCGCGACTGCGCCTAGTGTGAAAGGCTCCTTCACCGACGTCGCAATGGTAAACAGAGTCTACTTTTTTGCCCTCAATGAGATTGAGTCAATGTACGACGAGGCTGATGCCATATCGGCTGAAGATTTCATGGATGACATATCATCTCGCAGGAAACACCTAGATGCTTAG